A portion of the Luxibacter massiliensis genome contains these proteins:
- a CDS encoding TetR/AcrR family transcriptional regulator: protein MAEKSLSTLESIHMAAKTEFLEKGFKSASLRNIVKAVGMTTGAFYGYYESKEALFGALVSEQYEYILNRFKKAQREFAQLPHERQPENLGDISGASMFDMLSYAYKNLEEFKLILCCSEGTRFDGLIDEMVEIEVQATRDYQAVLEELGYPSHRIDPKLEHILITGMFNAFFEIIIHEMPLDEAKNYLEEMRKFYTAGWMKIMGQ from the coding sequence ATGGCAGAGAAAAGTCTATCAACACTGGAAAGCATACACATGGCTGCAAAGACAGAATTTTTGGAAAAGGGGTTTAAATCTGCTTCCCTGCGAAATATTGTGAAGGCTGTGGGGATGACTACAGGCGCTTTTTATGGGTATTACGAGAGCAAAGAGGCGTTATTTGGCGCTTTGGTGAGCGAACAGTATGAGTATATCCTGAATCGGTTTAAAAAGGCCCAGAGGGAGTTCGCCCAGCTTCCCCATGAACGGCAGCCGGAAAACCTGGGGGATATCTCGGGGGCAAGTATGTTTGATATGCTGTCATACGCATACAAGAATTTAGAAGAGTTTAAGCTGATTTTGTGCTGTTCAGAAGGTACCCGATTTGATGGTCTGATCGATGAAATGGTGGAGATTGAAGTGCAGGCCACCCGTGATTATCAGGCTGTGCTTGAGGAGTTGGGGTATCCTTCCCACAGAATAGACCCAAAGCTAGAGCATATTTTAATTACAGGTATGTTTAATGCTTTCTTTGAGATTATCATACATGAAATGCCGCTGGATGAAGCCAAGAATTATCTGGAGGAGATGCGTAAGTTTTATACCGCAGGCTGGATGAAAATTATGGGGCAGTGA
- the frr gene encoding ribosome recycling factor — MDEKLKVYDEKMTKTISNLNSDLAAIRAGRANPHVLDRLVVDYYGSPTPIQQVANVAVPEARMIQIQPWEKSMLKEIEKAIQMSDIGINPTNDGSTIRLVFPELTEERRKELVKDVKKKGEGAKVAIRNIRRDGNDALKKLKGGEISEDGIKDLEESLQKLTDKYISDVDKAVEAKSKEVLTV, encoded by the coding sequence ATGGATGAAAAATTAAAAGTATATGATGAAAAGATGACTAAGACAATCAGCAACCTGAATAGTGACCTGGCCGCAATCAGGGCGGGGCGCGCTAACCCCCATGTACTGGACAGGCTGGTGGTTGATTACTACGGGTCGCCCACACCTATCCAGCAGGTCGCCAATGTGGCTGTACCAGAGGCAAGGATGATTCAGATCCAGCCGTGGGAAAAGAGTATGCTTAAGGAGATTGAGAAGGCGATTCAGATGTCAGACATTGGAATTAACCCTACAAATGACGGCTCTACCATCAGGCTGGTTTTTCCTGAGCTTACTGAGGAGCGCAGAAAAGAATTGGTCAAGGATGTAAAGAAAAAGGGAGAGGGGGCCAAGGTCGCTATCCGGAATATCCGCAGGGACGGCAACGACGCCCTTAAGAAACTTAAAGGCGGCGAGATTTCTGAGGATGGGATTAAGGACTTAGAGGAGTCCCTCCAGAAACTGACTGACAAATATATTTCCGATGTAGATAAGGCTGTGGAGGCAAAATCTAAAGAAGTCCTCACTGTTTAA
- a CDS encoding Crp/Fnr family transcriptional regulator has protein sequence MKLQDLPKGNIAEFKYTGLYKEAEAVLKGSSLCKNMTDEEISRILSNPCNRVKVYQRGSKIFQEADMPEKVYILLSGCITVAKDTLSGKRLMLTQIDEPGQMFGEVYVFMQRPSYDMYAEASEESAVFVMDGRMFFKEDGEQGAAGSGERVFHTLRNNLLIIFAEKAYFMNQKLRILGSTSIREKVVRYLIDRQGQDGRIKAGLMREEMADYLHIPRPSLSRELGKMQGEGILKLERREIIILDQKKLELYL, from the coding sequence TTGAAATTACAGGATTTACCCAAAGGAAATATAGCAGAATTTAAATATACAGGCTTGTATAAAGAGGCGGAGGCTGTCTTAAAGGGCAGCAGCCTGTGCAAAAATATGACGGATGAGGAAATATCCCGGATTCTCAGTAATCCTTGTAACCGGGTAAAGGTATATCAAAGAGGAAGTAAGATTTTTCAGGAGGCAGATATGCCTGAAAAAGTATATATATTGTTATCGGGATGCATCACGGTGGCAAAAGATACACTTTCCGGCAAACGTCTTATGCTTACACAAATTGATGAACCCGGCCAAATGTTCGGAGAAGTATATGTGTTTATGCAGAGGCCGTCATATGATATGTATGCAGAAGCCTCTGAAGAGTCCGCCGTGTTTGTGATGGACGGGCGTATGTTCTTTAAGGAGGATGGGGAGCAGGGGGCAGCGGGAAGCGGAGAAAGGGTATTCCATACCCTGAGGAATAACCTGCTGATTATTTTTGCAGAAAAAGCATATTTTATGAACCAGAAACTAAGGATCCTGGGAAGTACCAGTATCCGTGAAAAAGTGGTCCGTTATCTGATAGACAGGCAGGGACAGGATGGACGGATCAAAGCAGGGTTAATGCGGGAAGAGATGGCGGACTACCTGCATATACCCAGGCCATCCCTCTCCCGGGAATTGGGGAAAATGCAGGGGGAGGGTATTTTGAAATTGGAGCGGAGGGAAATTATAATTCTGGATCAAAAAAAATTAGAATTATATTTATAG
- the rseP gene encoding RIP metalloprotease RseP, whose product MGIILAIILFSVIIIFHELGHFTLAKLNKIRVDEFSLGLGPTLIGKEIKGTKFSIKLLPFGGACMMGEDDAEDMSEGSFNSKSVWARISVIVAGPVFNFIMALIFSVILVAWIGYDAPVIAGVDEGYSAIEQGIKEGDVITELNGKKIHLWKEVTLFNLMNEGTNPVSLTYVRDGQERTVTLEPRQLEGDTFGRIGIRGSGTNVKAGALDSVKYGAYTLKYWVDYSFDCLKMLVKGQVGIKEMSGPVGIVDFVDNTYKEAAPAGWSVVILNLLNIATLLSANLGVINLLPLPALDGGRLVFLFIEAIRRKRVPPEKEGMVHFAGFALLMALMVVVMYNDIRNLFL is encoded by the coding sequence ATGGGGATTATTTTAGCAATTATCTTATTTAGCGTGATTATTATTTTCCATGAACTGGGGCATTTTACCCTGGCCAAGTTAAATAAAATCCGCGTGGATGAATTTTCACTGGGCCTGGGCCCTACACTGATAGGCAAAGAAATAAAAGGAACGAAATTTTCGATAAAGCTCCTTCCGTTCGGAGGCGCCTGTATGATGGGCGAGGATGACGCCGAGGATATGTCTGAGGGCAGTTTTAACAGTAAATCTGTCTGGGCACGGATATCTGTTATTGTGGCGGGCCCGGTTTTTAACTTTATTATGGCCCTTATTTTTTCTGTAATTTTGGTGGCCTGGATTGGATATGATGCGCCCGTCATTGCAGGCGTCGATGAAGGGTACTCGGCAATCGAGCAGGGCATTAAGGAAGGGGATGTTATCACAGAGCTCAATGGCAAGAAAATCCATCTCTGGAAGGAAGTCACTCTCTTTAATCTCATGAATGAGGGCACAAACCCCGTGTCCCTGACCTATGTAAGAGATGGGCAGGAGCGTACTGTCACCTTAGAGCCAAGGCAGCTGGAGGGGGATACATTTGGCCGCATAGGGATACGCGGGAGCGGCACGAATGTAAAGGCAGGCGCGCTGGACTCTGTTAAGTATGGCGCTTATACTTTGAAGTATTGGGTGGACTATTCTTTTGACTGCCTGAAAATGCTTGTCAAAGGGCAGGTAGGCATTAAAGAGATGTCCGGGCCTGTGGGCATTGTAGACTTTGTAGATAACACTTACAAAGAAGCTGCCCCCGCAGGGTGGAGCGTTGTCATCTTAAATCTCCTGAATATCGCCACACTGCTGTCAGCCAACCTGGGGGTCATCAATCTTCTTCCCCTGCCTGCACTGGACGGCGGAAGGCTGGTATTTCTGTTCATTGAGGCCATACGGAGAAAACGTGTGCCCCCGGAAAAGGAAGGGATGGTGCATTTTGCAGGATTTGCCCTGCTGATGGCTCTGATGGTTGTTGTAATGTATAACGATATACGGAATCTCTTTTTATAG
- a CDS encoding phosphatidate cytidylyltransferase — translation MFKTRLLSGILLVIIALVTVISGGNILFATLFIISMIGLTELYKVFGIWNKAPGICGYLFAAAYYILVYAKALLPDTTDWFMLLFMAFLICMMAVFVFSFPAYRTEQILAAFFGVFYVAVMLSYVYQTRILPGGVFMVWLVFICSWGCDTCAYCVGMLIGRHRMAPRLSPKKSVEGGIGGIVGAALLGILYALAVNRWGNAGVSLLSFAVIGAAGGAISQVGDLAASAIKRNHDIKDYGKLIPGHGGILDRFDSVIFTAPIIYYLAVLL, via the coding sequence ATGTTTAAGACACGTCTATTAAGCGGCATACTGCTGGTGATAATCGCACTTGTGACAGTGATTTCCGGGGGGAATATCCTATTTGCAACCTTGTTTATTATCAGTATGATTGGTTTGACAGAGCTTTACAAAGTGTTCGGTATCTGGAACAAGGCCCCGGGAATATGCGGTTATCTTTTTGCAGCGGCATACTATATCCTTGTCTATGCAAAAGCCTTGCTGCCAGACACAACAGACTGGTTTATGCTGCTTTTTATGGCATTTCTAATATGCATGATGGCTGTATTTGTATTCTCATTCCCCGCATACAGGACAGAACAGATCCTGGCGGCATTTTTTGGAGTCTTTTATGTGGCGGTCATGCTGTCATATGTATACCAGACAAGGATTTTGCCTGGCGGTGTGTTTATGGTGTGGCTGGTATTTATCTGTTCCTGGGGATGCGATACCTGTGCCTACTGCGTGGGAATGTTAATAGGGAGACATAGGATGGCGCCCCGCTTAAGTCCCAAGAAATCCGTGGAAGGGGGGATTGGAGGGATTGTGGGGGCAGCCCTGCTGGGGATACTGTATGCGCTGGCTGTCAATAGATGGGGCAATGCAGGCGTGAGCCTCTTAAGCTTTGCGGTCATTGGCGCGGCAGGCGGTGCAATCTCACAGGTGGGCGACCTGGCAGCGTCGGCCATTAAGAGGAACCATGATATTAAGGATTATGGGAAATTGATTCCAGGGCACGGAGGGATATTGGACCGTTTTGACAGTGTGATTTTTACAGCCCCTATCATATATTATCTGGCAGTCCTGCTGTAG
- a CDS encoding DUF342 domain-containing protein, with the protein MDEKQKEPIKNTSLFERLKETILKKNIEPEPIKEQPEIPSTSGLSASSPDDAPEVQNRGIVSVPTNSLLFSLWYEWNMAVNGEAEEAPEGNSPLMPELELILEKSDAVTLPLTTEELESEKQRAQMQLLIRAKTHHQLTRPNEEGVTPTVDAEVTIYVAHRRMAAWAFVFPPSGEGRPLQRAQLDAALTAYSVSAGIFQESLDYIIDKQPYFKLIPIASGTPMIPGTNGWVEEKYPRSLEKTFGTTDRGNVDYRIQNYVQIIHTGDVICEAIPPTLGEDGIDVLGTVIPAKNGTPAKLTAGQNTSLDEENTKITAAMDGHLVYESGKFQVKPVFFVNGDVDFNVGNIDFLGDVHVSGNILEDFIVHASGTITVEGLVEGALLEAGRDVIIANGILGDDKSVIKAGGSVQAEYIENSIIYAGENVRASTIISSYIYSDNEIIVRSGRGTIIGGKLVAANLIDAGIIGCRAERPTTLIIGELPYIQQQKEEIALILEKIQKETKEIERTIQFFANTANGDPEKLQNAANYRLHRSTLAMQAAHLQKQLEEFAERKTDVANCKIVANSIFPVTQIYIQDYSYTITEETKHRTIRMGPESILLL; encoded by the coding sequence ATGGACGAAAAGCAAAAGGAACCTATCAAAAATACCAGCCTGTTTGAGCGTTTAAAAGAAACCATACTAAAAAAGAATATAGAACCTGAACCTATTAAAGAGCAGCCGGAGATCCCTTCCACCTCCGGACTTTCCGCCTCGTCGCCTGATGATGCCCCAGAAGTCCAGAACCGGGGAATAGTCAGCGTCCCAACCAACAGCCTGCTTTTTTCCCTGTGGTATGAATGGAACATGGCTGTAAATGGGGAGGCAGAAGAGGCCCCTGAGGGAAACAGCCCGCTCATGCCCGAGTTAGAGCTGATACTGGAGAAATCCGATGCTGTCACTCTTCCTCTTACAACGGAGGAGTTGGAATCAGAAAAGCAGCGTGCCCAGATGCAGCTTCTAATCAGGGCCAAGACCCACCATCAGCTGACCCGCCCCAATGAGGAGGGTGTCACTCCCACTGTGGACGCTGAGGTCACCATTTATGTAGCGCACAGGCGGATGGCCGCCTGGGCCTTTGTTTTCCCTCCCTCCGGTGAGGGCAGGCCTCTCCAGCGCGCCCAGCTTGACGCCGCATTGACGGCCTACTCTGTAAGCGCCGGCATATTTCAAGAGTCACTGGATTATATTATCGATAAACAGCCTTATTTTAAGCTGATTCCTATCGCCAGCGGGACGCCCATGATTCCAGGGACTAATGGATGGGTCGAGGAGAAATATCCCCGGAGCCTGGAAAAGACTTTTGGGACAACTGACCGGGGCAATGTGGACTACAGGATCCAGAACTATGTCCAGATCATCCACACAGGGGATGTTATCTGCGAGGCAATCCCCCCCACTCTTGGGGAGGACGGCATAGATGTCCTGGGAACCGTCATCCCGGCCAAAAACGGTACTCCCGCCAAACTGACGGCCGGACAAAATACATCCCTGGATGAAGAAAATACCAAGATCACTGCTGCCATGGATGGGCACCTGGTTTATGAAAGTGGAAAATTCCAGGTCAAACCCGTGTTTTTTGTCAATGGCGATGTGGATTTTAACGTGGGCAATATTGATTTTCTGGGTGATGTGCATGTATCTGGAAATATATTGGAGGATTTTATTGTCCACGCAAGCGGGACAATCACAGTTGAGGGACTCGTAGAGGGCGCCCTTTTAGAGGCAGGAAGAGATGTAATTATTGCCAATGGGATTCTGGGGGACGATAAGTCCGTAATCAAGGCCGGGGGAAGTGTGCAGGCAGAGTATATAGAAAACAGCATTATCTACGCCGGAGAAAATGTACGGGCAAGTACAATTATTTCTTCTTATATTTATAGTGACAATGAGATCATTGTCCGATCCGGCCGTGGGACGATCATAGGAGGGAAGCTGGTTGCCGCTAATCTTATTGATGCCGGCATTATAGGTTGCCGCGCGGAGCGCCCGACTACCCTGATTATTGGGGAGCTGCCCTATATCCAGCAGCAAAAAGAAGAAATTGCGCTGATACTGGAAAAGATCCAGAAGGAGACGAAAGAAATAGAGCGTACGATCCAATTTTTTGCCAATACGGCTAACGGGGATCCTGAAAAGCTCCAGAATGCTGCCAACTACAGGCTCCACCGCTCTACTCTGGCCATGCAGGCGGCCCATCTGCAGAAACAGCTTGAAGAATTTGCAGAACGCAAGACAGATGTGGCCAACTGTAAAATAGTCGCCAACTCTATTTTCCCGGTGACACAGATCTATATACAGGATTACAGCTATACAATCACCGAGGAGACAAAGCACCGTACAATCCGCATGGGGCCTGAGTCTATCCTGCTGCTTTAG
- the dxr gene encoding 1-deoxy-D-xylulose-5-phosphate reductoisomerase encodes MKKIAVLGSTGSIGTQTLEVARENGDIQITALAAGNNIELLERQIREFHPKLAAVWDEKKAASLRKKVRDLDIKILSGMEGLKEAASEQEAEIVVTAVVGMIGILPTISAIKAGKDIALANKETLVTAGHIIMPLAKQYSVSILPVDSEHSAIFQSLQGGQEKALHKILLTASGGPFRGKTRDELVDVQVEDALRHPNWEMGRKITIDSSTMVNKGLEVIEAKWLFQVSIDQIEVVIQPQSIIHSMVEYEDGAIIAELGTPDMKLPIQYALYYPERRYLPGERLDFGTIAKITFEKPDMETFYGLRLAFEAGKRGGSLPAAFNAANEMAVALFLEKRIKYLQIPEIIQSCMENHKIIEEPGVEEILNTEQEAYEFIKNRW; translated from the coding sequence ATGAAGAAAATTGCAGTGCTTGGTTCCACAGGCTCTATAGGCACACAGACCTTAGAGGTGGCCAGGGAAAATGGAGATATCCAGATTACGGCGTTGGCTGCCGGGAATAATATTGAACTTCTGGAGCGGCAGATCCGGGAATTCCATCCTAAGCTGGCGGCAGTCTGGGATGAAAAAAAGGCGGCCAGCCTTCGTAAGAAGGTGCGCGACCTGGATATAAAGATTTTGTCCGGGATGGAGGGGTTAAAGGAGGCGGCATCAGAACAGGAGGCAGAGATCGTGGTCACTGCAGTTGTGGGGATGATTGGGATCTTGCCTACGATTTCCGCTATAAAGGCGGGGAAGGATATTGCCCTGGCAAACAAGGAAACACTGGTGACAGCCGGGCATATCATTATGCCCCTTGCAAAACAATATAGCGTGTCTATCCTCCCGGTGGACAGTGAGCACAGCGCCATATTCCAGTCCCTCCAGGGAGGGCAGGAGAAGGCGCTGCACAAAATACTGCTGACAGCATCCGGTGGGCCCTTCCGGGGGAAAACAAGGGATGAGCTTGTCGACGTACAGGTGGAAGATGCCCTGAGGCACCCAAATTGGGAGATGGGGAGGAAGATTACAATCGATTCCTCCACTATGGTAAATAAGGGTTTGGAAGTGATCGAGGCAAAATGGCTGTTCCAGGTGTCCATTGACCAGATTGAGGTGGTCATCCAACCCCAGAGCATCATACATTCCATGGTAGAGTATGAGGATGGGGCCATTATAGCAGAGCTTGGGACGCCTGATATGAAGCTGCCTATCCAATATGCCCTGTATTATCCAGAGAGGCGCTATCTTCCTGGGGAACGCCTGGATTTTGGGACTATAGCAAAGATCACATTTGAAAAACCCGATATGGAGACATTTTACGGCTTGAGGCTGGCTTTTGAGGCGGGCAAAAGGGGCGGCTCCCTCCCTGCGGCCTTTAATGCGGCAAATGAGATGGCTGTGGCGCTCTTTTTGGAAAAAAGAATCAAATATCTGCAGATACCGGAGATTATACAGTCTTGTATGGAAAATCATAAAATAATCGAGGAACCTGGGGTGGAGGAGATACTAAATACAGAGCAGGAAGCATATGAATTTATTAAAAACAGGTGGTAG
- a CDS encoding IMP dehydrogenase, whose product MAFYYEEPSRTFSEYLLIPGYSSAQCIPSAVSLKSPLVRYKKGEEPSISVNIPMVSAIMQSVSDDRLAVALAQEGGLSFIYGSQAIESQAEMIRKVKRYRAGFVVSDSNVSPEMTLKDVLAITEKTGHSTVAVTQDGRPGGKLLGIVTNKDYRVSRMGLDTKVSDFMTRLEDLVYAYEDTTLKEANDIIWEHKINCLPLVNKRQELVYLVFRKDYDTHKKNEHELIDGSKRYMAGAGINTRDYEERVPALLEAGADVLCIDSSEGFSEWQKITIDYIRKNYGDSVKVGAGNVVDAEGFRFLAEAGADFVKVGIGGGAICITREQKGIGRGQATALIEVARARDEYFQETGIYVPICSDGGIVHDYHITLALAMGADFIMLGRYFARFDESPTKRVNVNGSYMKEYWGEGSARARNWQRYDMGGDKKLSFEEGVDSFVPYAGSLKDNVGLTLSKVRSTMCNCGVLTIPELQKKAKITLVSSTSIVEGGAHDVLLRDKR is encoded by the coding sequence ATGGCATTTTATTATGAGGAACCATCCAGGACATTTAGTGAATATCTCTTAATACCGGGGTATTCTTCCGCACAATGTATACCCTCGGCGGTCAGCTTAAAGTCTCCGCTGGTCAGATATAAGAAAGGGGAGGAACCCTCCATCTCTGTGAATATCCCCATGGTATCTGCAATCATGCAGTCAGTTTCCGACGACAGGCTGGCGGTTGCCCTGGCTCAGGAGGGCGGGCTTTCCTTTATTTATGGATCCCAGGCCATTGAGAGCCAGGCTGAGATGATCCGGAAAGTGAAAAGATACCGGGCGGGGTTTGTGGTCAGTGACTCCAATGTATCCCCGGAGATGACCCTCAAGGACGTGCTCGCCATTACGGAAAAGACAGGCCATTCTACAGTGGCGGTGACACAGGACGGGAGGCCCGGGGGGAAGCTGCTGGGGATTGTGACAAATAAAGATTACAGAGTCAGCCGTATGGGACTGGATACGAAAGTCAGCGATTTTATGACCAGGCTGGAGGATCTGGTGTATGCTTATGAGGACACTACATTGAAGGAGGCCAATGATATTATATGGGAACATAAAATCAACTGCCTTCCCCTGGTCAATAAACGGCAGGAGCTTGTGTACCTTGTATTCAGGAAGGATTATGATACCCATAAGAAGAACGAGCATGAGCTGATAGACGGGTCAAAAAGATATATGGCCGGTGCAGGCATCAACACAAGGGATTATGAGGAGCGTGTCCCCGCTCTCTTGGAGGCAGGCGCGGATGTACTGTGCATAGACAGCTCAGAAGGGTTTTCAGAATGGCAGAAAATCACCATAGACTATATCAGGAAGAACTATGGGGACAGTGTAAAAGTGGGAGCCGGAAATGTGGTGGACGCAGAAGGGTTCAGGTTTTTGGCTGAGGCAGGCGCTGACTTTGTGAAGGTAGGGATCGGAGGCGGGGCAATCTGTATTACCCGTGAGCAAAAAGGGATTGGAAGAGGACAGGCTACAGCCTTGATTGAGGTGGCCAGGGCCAGGGATGAGTATTTTCAGGAAACTGGTATCTATGTCCCCATTTGTTCAGACGGCGGGATTGTCCATGACTACCATATTACGCTGGCGCTTGCCATGGGCGCTGATTTTATTATGCTGGGAAGATATTTTGCAAGATTTGATGAAAGTCCGACGAAAAGAGTCAATGTCAATGGAAGTTATATGAAGGAGTACTGGGGCGAGGGGAGCGCCAGGGCAAGAAACTGGCAGAGATATGATATGGGGGGAGATAAGAAGCTGTCCTTTGAGGAGGGGGTAGATTCTTTTGTGCCCTATGCAGGGAGCCTGAAAGATAATGTGGGCCTGACTCTGAGCAAGGTAAGGTCTACCATGTGTAACTGTGGTGTCCTTACAATTCCAGAGCTGCAGAAGAAAGCGAAAATCACACTGGTGTCCTCCACAAGTATTGTTGAGGGAGGGGCCCATGACGTCCTTTTGAGGGACAAACGATAG
- the hcp gene encoding hydroxylamine reductase translates to MTDKMFCFQCEQTAGCSGCTGNAGVCGKSHEVANLQDELTGALIGLAAACAGNPYGRTAVSLIVEGLFTTITNVSFDKASILRLLGEVREEKAKIVPGCSTCAARCGNTDDYDMKNIWEAQEDIRSLKSLILFGVRGMAAYAYHAQVLGYEDEDVNNFFIEALATIACEMDMEDLLPVVLKTGEINLKCMELLDRANTETYGNPVPTKVPLDIEKGPFIVISGHDLYDLKQLLEQTKDKGIHIYTHGEMLPAHAYPELKKYPHLKGNFGTAWQNQQKEFDNIPGVVLFTTNCLMPVRPSYADRVFTTEVVAYPEIVHIGQDKDFTPVIEKALELGGYPEGREMTGINGGHEVMTGFAHNAVLSVADKVIEAVKAGDISRFFLVGGCDGARTGRNYYTEFVKEAPKDSIILTLACGKYRFNDLDLGDIKGIPRLMDMGQCNDAYSAIRVASALAEAFECSVNELPLSIILSWYEQKAVCVLLTLLYLGIKNIYLGPTLPAFVSENVLKYLVEHYQISPVGSAKEDLAAILGK, encoded by the coding sequence ATGACAGATAAAATGTTTTGTTTTCAATGTGAGCAGACAGCAGGGTGCAGCGGCTGTACGGGCAACGCAGGAGTATGTGGAAAGAGCCATGAAGTGGCTAATCTTCAGGATGAGCTGACCGGCGCCCTGATTGGACTGGCAGCAGCCTGCGCGGGCAACCCCTATGGACGGACAGCGGTAAGCCTGATTGTGGAAGGATTATTTACCACAATCACAAATGTAAGTTTTGATAAAGCGTCAATTCTCAGGCTGCTGGGTGAGGTGCGGGAAGAAAAAGCCAAGATTGTACCTGGATGCAGCACATGCGCAGCCCGCTGCGGAAATACAGATGATTATGATATGAAAAATATTTGGGAAGCACAGGAGGATATACGTTCCCTGAAATCCTTGATTCTGTTTGGCGTCCGGGGCATGGCCGCGTATGCCTACCACGCCCAGGTACTGGGGTATGAGGATGAGGATGTCAACAACTTTTTTATAGAGGCGCTGGCCACCATTGCCTGTGAGATGGATATGGAGGACTTGCTTCCTGTTGTCCTTAAGACCGGTGAGATAAATCTGAAATGCATGGAACTTCTGGATAGGGCCAACACAGAGACATATGGCAATCCTGTGCCTACTAAAGTGCCATTGGATATTGAGAAGGGGCCATTTATTGTGATAAGCGGCCATGACTTATATGATTTAAAACAGCTTTTAGAGCAGACAAAGGACAAAGGGATCCATATTTATACCCACGGTGAGATGCTCCCCGCCCATGCATATCCTGAGCTAAAGAAATATCCTCATCTGAAAGGAAACTTTGGCACAGCATGGCAGAATCAGCAGAAAGAATTTGACAATATCCCCGGGGTTGTCCTGTTTACTACAAATTGCCTGATGCCCGTCCGCCCAAGTTATGCGGACAGGGTATTTACGACAGAAGTGGTGGCCTACCCTGAGATTGTGCATATAGGGCAGGATAAAGACTTTACCCCGGTGATTGAGAAGGCCCTTGAGCTGGGCGGCTATCCAGAGGGCAGAGAGATGACGGGGATCAATGGGGGCCATGAAGTGATGACAGGCTTTGCCCACAATGCAGTGCTTTCTGTGGCAGATAAAGTGATTGAGGCAGTAAAAGCGGGGGATATCAGCCGCTTCTTCCTGGTAGGAGGCTGCGACGGGGCCAGGACAGGGAGAAATTACTATACTGAGTTTGTGAAAGAGGCGCCTAAGGATTCCATTATCCTGACATTAGCCTGCGGCAAATATAGGTTTAATGATCTGGATTTGGGAGATATTAAAGGGATACCCAGACTGATGGACATGGGGCAGTGCAACGATGCATACAGTGCCATCCGCGTGGCATCTGCACTTGCCGAAGCGTTTGAGTGTTCAGTGAACGAACTTCCTCTGTCTATTATATTATCCTGGTATGAGCAGAAAGCGGTCTGTGTCCTGCTTACTCTTTTATATCTGGGAATTAAGAATATTTATCTGGGCCCTACACTGCCCGCCTTTGTCTCAGAAAATGTATTGAAATATTTAGTGGAACATTATCAGATATCTCCTGTGGGCAGCGCAAAGGAGGATCTGGCGGCAATACTTGGAAAATAG
- a CDS encoding isoprenyl transferase: MKVPQHVAIILDGNGRWAKSKGMPRNYGHAQGSKNVEKICEEAWRMGIKYLTVYAFSTENWNRPKSEVDALMKLLRNYMKTCLKTAEKNDMKIRVIGDIKALDEDIKGRIKELEEASRENGGLNFTIAINYGSRDEMIRAFRNLAKDCVERKVDPSEIDEALYESYLDTHGIPDPDLLIRTSGELRLSNYLLWQLAYTEFYFTDVLWPDFTKEELVKAVEQYNSRDRRYGGVKEEQDV; this comes from the coding sequence ATGAAAGTACCACAGCATGTGGCAATCATTCTGGACGGCAACGGCCGGTGGGCAAAATCCAAAGGAATGCCGAGAAATTATGGACATGCCCAGGGCAGTAAAAATGTAGAAAAGATTTGTGAGGAAGCCTGGAGGATGGGCATAAAATACCTGACCGTATATGCTTTCTCCACTGAGAACTGGAACCGTCCTAAAAGTGAAGTGGATGCCCTGATGAAGCTTCTCCGTAATTATATGAAAACTTGCCTGAAAACGGCTGAGAAGAATGACATGAAAATCCGTGTGATTGGGGATATTAAAGCATTGGATGAGGATATCAAAGGCCGGATTAAAGAATTAGAGGAAGCAAGCAGGGAAAATGGAGGATTGAATTTTACGATTGCTATTAACTACGGAAGCAGGGACGAGATGATACGCGCTTTCAGGAATTTAGCAAAGGACTGTGTGGAGCGTAAGGTGGATCCCTCAGAGATTGATGAAGCGCTGTATGAGTCATATCTGGATACACATGGAATCCCGGATCCGGATCTGTTAATCAGGACAAGCGGGGAGCTGAGGCTGTCTAATTATCTTCTTTGGCAGCTGGCCTACACAGAATTTTATTTTACAGATGTTTTGTGGCCTGACTTTACAAAAGAGGAATTAGTAAAAGCTGTGGAGCAGTATAATAGCAGAGACAGGCGCTATGGAGGGGTAAAGGAGGAACAGGATGTTTAA